From Actinoplanes oblitus, a single genomic window includes:
- a CDS encoding MFS transporter, giving the protein MSAAARARLIGAGYAAQGLGYAAVVTALPAFKERQDLSDAFVSAILLLVCVAAAGGSVLADQVANRWGSRYALAGGLFLVGAGLAGTTFGTPNAIFVTILLLYGIGLGTVDASLSMQGVLIQARLGRSVMSRLFAAYTAAAITAALLMSGSLGNGGGAAVAVGTAAAFAVLVGAVGWRAFEPGRTERSHVVHETGGRAVRRVIWVCGMLIFTAFLVDSAVSTWSSVYLKELLDAAEAATGQASLLFGHLEIVPLGYAAYQATVLVSRLVADHVVPRAGRVPMALGSLAVSGIGCALVVLLPSVGAVIAGFAVAGIGVGILVPLAFSAAGEAAAESSDEVIARVNLFNYGGALLGAVLLGALSEPIGLRIAFLIPVAGVILTLPIARRLSHLTTAQPAPRPTA; this is encoded by the coding sequence ATGAGCGCCGCGGCCCGCGCCCGCCTGATCGGCGCCGGCTATGCCGCTCAGGGCCTCGGGTACGCCGCGGTCGTCACCGCCCTGCCCGCGTTCAAGGAACGCCAGGACCTGAGCGACGCCTTCGTCTCCGCGATCCTGCTGCTGGTCTGCGTGGCAGCGGCCGGCGGCTCGGTGCTCGCCGACCAGGTCGCCAACCGGTGGGGCAGCCGCTACGCCCTGGCCGGCGGCCTGTTCCTGGTCGGTGCCGGCCTGGCCGGGACCACGTTCGGCACCCCGAACGCGATCTTCGTGACCATCCTGCTGCTCTACGGTATCGGCCTCGGCACCGTCGACGCCTCCCTCAGCATGCAGGGCGTCCTGATCCAGGCCCGACTCGGGCGCAGTGTGATGAGCCGCCTGTTCGCCGCCTACACCGCTGCCGCGATCACCGCCGCGCTGCTCATGTCGGGCTCCCTCGGGAACGGCGGTGGGGCCGCGGTCGCGGTCGGGACGGCAGCCGCGTTCGCCGTGCTCGTCGGTGCGGTCGGCTGGCGCGCGTTCGAACCGGGCCGCACCGAACGCTCGCACGTGGTGCACGAGACCGGTGGCCGCGCTGTCCGGCGAGTGATCTGGGTGTGCGGCATGCTGATCTTCACGGCGTTCCTGGTGGACTCGGCCGTGAGCACGTGGAGTTCGGTCTACCTGAAGGAGCTGCTGGACGCCGCGGAGGCGGCCACCGGCCAGGCCAGTCTGCTGTTCGGCCACCTGGAGATCGTGCCGCTCGGCTACGCCGCCTATCAGGCGACGGTGCTGGTCAGCCGCCTGGTTGCGGACCACGTGGTGCCGCGCGCCGGCCGGGTGCCGATGGCGCTCGGCTCCCTGGCGGTGTCCGGCATCGGCTGCGCCCTGGTGGTGCTGCTCCCCTCGGTGGGCGCCGTGATCGCCGGCTTCGCGGTCGCCGGCATCGGCGTCGGCATCCTGGTCCCGCTGGCCTTCTCGGCCGCCGGTGAGGCCGCCGCCGAGAGCAGCGACGAGGTGATCGCCCGGGTCAACCTGTTCAACTACGGCGGCGCCCTGCTCGGCGCGGTGCTGCTCGGCGCGCTGTCCGAGCCGATCGGCTTGCGGATCGCCTTCCTCATCCCGGTGGCCGGCGTCATCCTCACCCTGCCCATCGCCCGCCGCCTGAGCCACCTCACCACCGCCCAACCGGCCCCCCGCCCCACCGCCTGA
- a CDS encoding DUF2530 domain-containing protein — MSDLSPATRADASPTGLSVVTGTKPRPEPLDPPMVPFALAGLAAFVIAAIVFRLADAPDEWFDIAVGGFLVGIPGLITMIVHDRNRKRRRALTHPEFRVEEAS; from the coding sequence GTGAGTGACCTGTCTCCCGCAACCCGGGCTGACGCATCGCCGACCGGTCTCAGCGTGGTGACCGGCACCAAGCCACGCCCGGAGCCGCTGGACCCGCCGATGGTGCCGTTCGCGCTCGCCGGGCTCGCCGCGTTCGTGATCGCCGCGATCGTCTTCCGCCTCGCCGATGCCCCGGACGAGTGGTTCGACATCGCCGTGGGGGGCTTCCTGGTCGGCATCCCCGGCCTGATCACGATGATCGTCCACGATCGGAACAGGAAACGCCGCCGGGCGCTGACGCACCCGGAGTTCCGCGTGGAGGAGGCCTCCTAG
- a CDS encoding GH1 family beta-glucosidase translates to MRFPPGFRFGMATSAYQIEGAWDAGGKGPSIWDSFTARPGTVRHGEHGQVAIDHYHRYAEDVGHIAAAGVSDYRFSISWPRALAGLDFYDRLVDELLAAGVRPVPTLYHWDLPQELEERGGWLDRDTAYRLADYAGAVALRLGDRVRDWITMNEMNVQTLYGYALTDHAPGRGLGLEALPVAHHQLLAHGLAVQALRAHGAAAVGIANQHFPVYPAGDDPADGFAAEMFRTLTNWTFSDPILLGDYPDEMIRAGVGTAGAQLDRDLALIAAPLDFYGVNFYEPTAIEAPRAGKDYSGVLEVDIPDGMPFSPVPVKSEERTDFGWAIVPGALTEILVALRDRYPALPPIIVTENGASFHDAPPGPDGRVHDPRRIAYLDAHLRAVTAAIEAGVRVEGYYVWSAFDNFEWAAGYDERFGLVYVDRETLARTRKDSWYWYRDLIASSR, encoded by the coding sequence ATGCGATTCCCACCCGGCTTCCGGTTCGGCATGGCGACGTCGGCCTACCAGATCGAGGGCGCCTGGGACGCCGGCGGCAAGGGCCCGAGCATCTGGGACTCCTTCACGGCGCGGCCCGGGACGGTCCGGCACGGCGAGCACGGCCAGGTCGCCATCGATCACTACCACCGGTACGCCGAGGACGTCGGGCACATCGCGGCCGCCGGCGTCTCCGACTACCGGTTCTCCATCTCCTGGCCGCGGGCGCTGGCCGGCCTGGACTTCTACGACCGGCTGGTGGACGAGCTGCTTGCCGCCGGCGTCCGGCCGGTGCCCACGCTCTACCACTGGGACCTCCCGCAGGAGCTGGAGGAGCGCGGCGGCTGGCTGGACCGGGACACCGCGTACCGGCTGGCCGACTACGCCGGCGCGGTGGCGCTGCGGCTCGGCGACCGGGTCCGGGACTGGATCACCATGAACGAGATGAACGTGCAGACCCTGTACGGGTACGCGCTCACCGATCACGCGCCGGGCCGCGGACTCGGACTGGAGGCGCTGCCGGTGGCCCACCACCAGCTGCTCGCGCACGGGTTGGCGGTGCAGGCGCTGCGTGCCCACGGAGCCGCCGCTGTCGGCATCGCCAACCAGCACTTCCCGGTCTACCCGGCCGGCGACGACCCGGCCGACGGGTTCGCCGCCGAGATGTTCCGCACCCTGACCAACTGGACGTTCTCCGACCCGATCCTGCTCGGCGACTACCCGGACGAGATGATCCGGGCCGGCGTGGGCACGGCGGGCGCGCAGCTGGATCGGGACCTCGCGCTGATCGCGGCGCCGCTCGACTTCTACGGGGTCAACTTCTACGAGCCGACGGCGATCGAGGCGCCCCGGGCCGGGAAGGACTACTCCGGGGTGCTGGAGGTCGACATCCCCGACGGGATGCCGTTCTCGCCGGTGCCGGTGAAGAGCGAGGAACGGACCGACTTCGGGTGGGCGATCGTGCCCGGGGCGCTCACCGAGATCCTGGTGGCACTGCGGGACCGGTATCCGGCGTTGCCCCCGATCATCGTCACCGAGAACGGCGCCTCGTTCCACGACGCGCCACCCGGCCCGGACGGCCGGGTGCACGACCCGCGGCGGATCGCCTACCTGGACGCGCACCTGCGGGCGGTCACGGCGGCGATCGAGGCGGGTGTACGGGTGGAGGGGTACTACGTCTGGTCGGCGTTCGACAACTTCGAGTGGGCGGCCGGGTATGACGAGCGGTTCGGGCTGGTCTACGTGGATCGGGAGACGTTGGCGCGTACCCGCAAGGACTCGTGGTACTGGTACCGCGACCTGATCGCCTCGTCCCGGTAG
- a CDS encoding DUF3027 domain-containing protein, whose translation MTSRTTTRAARLDQVCADAVGVARGAITDVDPADVGDHLEVIAEGDRVVTHFFESHLDGYRGWRWAVTVTRVPRSRHVTICETVLLPGPDALLAPGWVPWNERVQPGDLGVGDLMPTAPDDDRLTPGYVLSDDAAVEEVSWELGLGRSRVMSQDGRMETAQRWYDSDAGPEAPISAAAPRNARCGTCGFYLPLAGSLRQMFGVCGNLYAPDDGRAVSADHGCGAHSEALLAGAEQPVDELPTVYDDSEVETMAVSRGHGSVESGEPGEDYGHS comes from the coding sequence GTGACCTCCAGGACCACCACTCGCGCCGCCCGACTCGACCAGGTCTGTGCCGATGCCGTCGGGGTGGCCCGTGGCGCGATCACCGATGTGGACCCCGCAGACGTCGGCGATCACCTCGAGGTGATCGCCGAGGGCGACCGGGTGGTGACGCATTTCTTCGAGTCGCACCTTGACGGTTACCGGGGCTGGCGCTGGGCCGTCACGGTGACCCGGGTGCCACGCAGCCGGCACGTCACGATCTGCGAGACCGTGCTGCTACCCGGGCCGGATGCGCTGCTCGCCCCCGGCTGGGTGCCGTGGAACGAGCGGGTGCAGCCCGGTGACCTGGGCGTCGGCGACCTGATGCCGACCGCGCCGGACGACGACCGGCTGACCCCGGGTTACGTGCTGAGCGACGACGCCGCTGTCGAGGAGGTCTCCTGGGAGCTCGGCCTGGGCCGGTCCCGGGTGATGTCCCAGGACGGCCGGATGGAGACCGCCCAGCGGTGGTATGACAGCGACGCCGGCCCGGAGGCCCCGATCTCCGCCGCCGCCCCGCGCAACGCCCGCTGCGGCACCTGCGGGTTCTACCTGCCGCTGGCCGGGTCACTGCGGCAGATGTTCGGCGTCTGCGGCAACCTCTACGCGCCCGACGACGGCCGCGCGGTGAGCGCCGACCACGGCTGCGGTGCCCACTCGGAGGCGTTGCTGGCCGGCGCCGAGCAGCCGGTCGACGAGCTGCCCACGGTGTATGACGACAGCGAGGTCGAGACCATGGCGGTCAGCCGTGGCCACGGCTCGGTGGAGTCAGGCGAGCCGGGCGAGGATTACGGCCACAGCTAG
- a CDS encoding TetR/AcrR family transcriptional regulator translates to MPRLVDHEVRRAELLAATWRVVRARGVEGTTTRAIADEAGCSLSVLAHFLGGKDDILVAAQAAVYERIVDRAFRIGGELFGLAALRAALDAVLPIDAERAADAHVNVAFAGAALSHPLLAESRRESHRLIREHLRTCLREARERDELRAGVADEAVIDDFIILVEGSSLLSLVDGWAEEGRAERLTRLADNFVAQLRE, encoded by the coding sequence GTGCCGAGGCTGGTCGACCACGAGGTGCGCAGGGCGGAGCTTCTCGCGGCCACCTGGCGGGTGGTCCGGGCGCGCGGTGTCGAGGGCACCACCACCCGGGCGATCGCCGATGAGGCGGGTTGTTCGCTCAGCGTGCTGGCGCATTTTCTCGGGGGTAAGGACGACATCCTGGTCGCCGCGCAGGCTGCGGTCTACGAGCGGATCGTGGATCGGGCGTTCCGGATCGGCGGGGAGCTGTTCGGGCTGGCAGCGCTGCGGGCGGCGCTGGACGCGGTGCTGCCGATCGACGCGGAGCGGGCGGCGGACGCGCATGTGAACGTGGCGTTCGCCGGGGCGGCGCTGTCGCATCCGCTGCTGGCCGAGTCGCGCCGCGAGTCGCACCGGCTGATCCGCGAGCATCTGCGCACCTGCCTGCGCGAGGCGCGGGAGCGGGACGAGCTCCGCGCCGGGGTGGCCGACGAGGCGGTGATCGACGACTTCATCATCCTGGTCGAGGGCAGCAGCCTGCTGAGCCTGGTGGACGGCTGGGCGGAGGAGGGCCGGGCGGAGCGCCTGACCCGCCTCGCCGACAACTTCGTCGCCCAGCTCCGCGAATAG
- a CDS encoding MFS transporter, whose protein sequence is MTVTTAPVRRTWMVAYALAMIGVAAGWFGPIQILLPEQAARLAGEGGKESLLALVTAVGAAASLVANPLWGALSDRMRSRRPIFLIGTGLGVAGLLVLALADARGPMIAGWVLVQVGLNGPLAALAAMIGDRVPERQRGTVGALFGVAQIIGVVLGTALAVAAGQGAPGYLAVAVAVPALAAALLLISREPVRLPERDRIRWAVVLRPGGQFAWAWLIRFLLNLVNALVLVYLFYYLSDRVGVTGAATWVLVLTVVNVLFAGIAGFAGGVLSDRWERRKIFVGVAAVILAAGTALLALFPVVAVAIVASVLVGVGWGAYVAVDMAVITHVLPDAETRATMLGVANIAGTLPQLLAPVIAAPIVTRLGGYPVLYLVAAAIALLALACLPRLKALS, encoded by the coding sequence ATGACGGTGACCACCGCACCGGTCCGTCGCACCTGGATGGTCGCCTACGCGCTGGCCATGATCGGGGTGGCGGCCGGCTGGTTCGGGCCGATCCAGATCCTGCTTCCGGAACAGGCCGCCCGGCTGGCCGGCGAGGGTGGCAAGGAGTCGCTGCTGGCGCTGGTGACAGCTGTCGGCGCGGCCGCCTCCCTGGTGGCGAACCCGCTCTGGGGCGCGCTCTCCGACCGGATGCGGTCCCGGCGGCCGATCTTCCTGATCGGCACCGGGCTCGGCGTCGCCGGGCTGCTGGTGCTGGCCCTCGCCGACGCCCGCGGTCCGATGATCGCCGGGTGGGTGCTGGTCCAGGTCGGGTTGAACGGGCCGCTCGCCGCGCTGGCCGCGATGATCGGCGACCGGGTGCCGGAACGGCAGCGGGGGACGGTGGGCGCGCTGTTCGGCGTCGCACAGATCATCGGCGTGGTGCTCGGGACCGCGCTCGCCGTCGCGGCCGGGCAGGGCGCGCCGGGCTACCTCGCGGTGGCCGTGGCGGTGCCCGCCCTCGCGGCGGCCCTGCTGCTGATCAGCCGGGAACCCGTGCGGCTGCCCGAGCGGGACCGGATCAGGTGGGCCGTGGTCCTGCGGCCGGGCGGCCAGTTCGCCTGGGCCTGGCTGATCCGCTTCCTGCTCAACCTGGTCAACGCGCTGGTCCTGGTCTACCTCTTCTACTACCTGTCGGACCGGGTCGGCGTCACCGGCGCGGCGACCTGGGTGCTGGTGCTCACCGTGGTGAACGTGCTGTTCGCGGGCATCGCCGGGTTCGCCGGCGGGGTGCTGTCCGACCGCTGGGAGCGCCGCAAGATCTTCGTCGGGGTGGCCGCGGTGATCCTCGCCGCGGGTACCGCACTGCTCGCCCTGTTCCCCGTGGTGGCCGTGGCGATCGTGGCGTCGGTGCTGGTCGGAGTCGGCTGGGGAGCGTATGTCGCTGTCGACATGGCGGTGATCACGCACGTGCTGCCGGACGCCGAGACCCGGGCGACGATGCTCGGCGTCGCCAACATCGCCGGGACCCTGCCGCAGCTGCTCGCCCCGGTGATCGCCGCCCCGATCGTCACCCGGCTCGGCGGCTATCCCGTCCTCTACCTGGTCGCCGCCGCCATCGCGCTGCTCGCCCTCGCCTGCCTGCCCCGGCTCAAGGCGCTGTCCTGA
- a CDS encoding 1,4-dihydroxy-6-naphthoate synthase — MALSLAVSPCPNDTFVFHALIHGQVPGAPAVDLTFADVDVTNTAAERGDFDLVKVSYAALPWLLDSYELLPCGGALGRGCGPLVLTRDQRTDLTGATVAVPGDRTTAYLLMRLWSAEHPPAKIEVVPFHQIMPGVAAGTFDAGLVIHEARFTYQRYGLTALADLGEWWEADTGLPIPLGAILARKGTVDPAEATGWIRESLRKGWLDPAASQEFILANAQEMEPAVVRQHIELYVNEFTLDLGEDGLAAADALLGRAAAAGLTPAVPAFSAARS; from the coding sequence GTGGCGCTCTCCCTCGCGGTCTCCCCATGCCCCAACGACACGTTCGTCTTCCACGCCCTGATCCACGGGCAGGTCCCCGGCGCGCCCGCCGTCGACCTGACCTTCGCGGACGTCGACGTGACCAACACGGCCGCCGAGCGGGGCGACTTCGACCTGGTCAAGGTGAGTTACGCGGCGCTGCCCTGGCTGCTCGACAGCTATGAGCTGCTGCCCTGCGGGGGCGCCCTGGGCCGGGGCTGCGGGCCGCTGGTGCTGACCCGGGACCAGCGCACCGACCTGACCGGCGCGACAGTGGCGGTGCCCGGTGACCGCACCACCGCGTACCTGTTGATGCGCCTCTGGTCGGCCGAGCACCCGCCGGCGAAAATCGAGGTGGTGCCGTTCCACCAGATCATGCCCGGGGTGGCGGCCGGGACGTTCGACGCCGGCCTGGTCATCCACGAGGCCCGCTTCACCTACCAGCGGTACGGCCTGACCGCCCTGGCCGACCTGGGCGAGTGGTGGGAGGCCGACACCGGCCTGCCGATCCCGCTCGGCGCGATCCTGGCGCGCAAGGGCACCGTCGACCCGGCCGAGGCCACCGGTTGGATCCGCGAGTCGCTGCGCAAGGGCTGGCTCGACCCGGCCGCCAGCCAGGAGTTCATCCTGGCCAACGCGCAGGAGATGGAGCCGGCGGTGGTGCGCCAGCACATCGAGCTCTACGTCAACGAGTTCACCCTGGACCTGGGCGAAGACGGACTCGCCGCCGCCGACGCCCTGCTCGGGCGTGCGGCGGCGGCGGGCCTGACACCTGCTGTGCCGGCTTTCAGCGCGGCGAGAAGCTGA
- a CDS encoding futalosine hydrolase, whose amino-acid sequence MTQHPILVVTAVTAEADALRAALPPEAGGPRAALSAGFEPTLLVEPVGVGPAAAAAGTARLLAQRDYRAVISVGIAGGFPGRADVGGTVLGTRTIAADLGAESPDGFLPVDELGFGSSVLATDSTLLKALGAALPHAVVGDILTLSTVTGTAETTARLAARFPEAVAEAMEGYGVAIAAANAGLPFAELRTISNPIGPRDRDAWRLADAFAALRAAAPALCALP is encoded by the coding sequence GTGACCCAGCACCCGATCCTGGTGGTCACCGCCGTGACCGCCGAAGCCGACGCCCTGCGCGCCGCCCTGCCCCCTGAGGCCGGCGGCCCGCGCGCCGCCCTGTCGGCCGGGTTCGAACCCACTCTCCTCGTCGAGCCTGTCGGCGTGGGCCCGGCCGCAGCCGCCGCGGGCACCGCGCGGCTCCTCGCCCAGCGCGACTACCGGGCGGTGATCAGCGTCGGCATCGCGGGCGGTTTCCCCGGCCGGGCGGACGTGGGTGGGACCGTCCTGGGCACCCGCACGATCGCCGCCGACCTGGGCGCCGAGTCCCCGGACGGCTTCCTCCCGGTCGACGAGCTCGGCTTCGGCAGCAGCGTCCTCGCGACCGACTCCACCCTGCTCAAGGCGCTCGGTGCGGCCCTACCTCACGCCGTCGTCGGCGACATCCTCACGCTGAGCACGGTCACCGGAACCGCCGAGACGACCGCCCGGCTGGCCGCCCGTTTCCCCGAGGCCGTAGCCGAGGCCATGGAGGGCTACGGCGTAGCGATCGCCGCCGCCAACGCCGGCCTGCCCTTCGCCGAACTCCGCACCATCTCGAACCCGATCGGCCCCCGAGATCGCGACGCCTGGCGCCTGGCCGACGCCTTCGCCGCCCTCCGAGCTGCCGCGCCCGCCCTCTGCGCCCTCCCCTGA